The Episyrphus balteatus chromosome 3, idEpiBalt1.1, whole genome shotgun sequence genome segment TCGGATCTGCTCCGACTTTGAGTAATGCTTTCGCTAAAGCAGGCGATGGAAATTGACAAGCTGGATATCTTCCAACAAGTGTACCTTCCCGATAACAGGCATAATGTAGAGCCGTCCTCCCCGAACGCACCACAACCTTCAGACTATTTAACTTATACAGAGCGGTGAGAATTTCTCGCTTCATTTTCGGACTAAATTTCTCATCGTCGACTAGACGTGCCAACAGGCATCCAATGTGAAGTGCACTGACAAGTGCACGACTCAAGGCATTCGGATCGCTTTCCAATGATGGCATTGTTGATGATTGTTTAACTTGTTCATGGTACATTAGTTGTCCTGTAAATgcgaaaaaagaaaacaatttaaaataaattctaatTGAAAGGAAAAAACATGTTATGAAAATATCATAATTACCTCGTTCTACTTCTAATACAGCCTTATTGAATATCATCAGCATATCGTGAGCTTCGATTGGTGGCACCACACGCCCGCGTGGCAACGGACGTCCGGCTTCGACTAACATAAAACTAAATAACTCAGCAAACGAGAGCAATGATGATTGTGTCATAGGACTCAGCGGTTGCAAGATTTTCTGTTGCATTGTAAGAGCATACGTCCAAAGTTCGATGCATCGATCAAATCGGCCTGCGTCAGCGTAGTGTGCTCctctataatttattaaaaatacaaattaattaagAATATAAATAGAAAGTAGCTATTGATctacatattttcttatttaaaaataaatgtggtaGAATATTTAgatcatttaaattaaaaagctcATTTGAATTTATATTCTAGAGTTCAGGTTTGGTATGGAAAATGTGCATTtagaattaagattttttttttgggattccaCTTTGCCGGCTATCAAAAACCGCGAGCTACGGGAAAAGTTTGTCACCCAAACATTtaagacatttttcaaaattgggaCATTTAAGGAAAACATTGTTATCTGCTTAAGTGTCGCAAGCTCATGCGGTTGTCTAATAAGTAAGATATAAACCAGCAGCTAAGCTAATAGTCGTCGACGAATTGACCGTAGCGCTAAAGTGCTTTGTTTTAAAGCGTTTCTATGAATTGCTTCGATAATAACTTAAAACCTCACTGCCTTTgcggaggttttttttttaaataactggACATTATGAGTTATTTATGGGACAccatatataaataatattatatttaattattaccattgcaactattgaaaaaaaaattaattctgcgagaagttttgaaaattaaaaaaaaaaaatattgtagctttttaaatagAGTTAACGTTAATTTTTCGCATTTTCCGGCCTAAAACtacttaattattatttttggagTGTTCTCACTAAGATTAGCTAATAACGTATTTtgcgttttctcgaccgccatacaattttttcacttttcaaaatggagacaaaattttcaaaaaacaaattttggaaaaatgggTCAAAACTGTCAAATAAGATCAAAAAGACATTGTTTTTGATCTTTGAATAAGCAGGTATCATCTTTTGAACATTTGcgaggataaaaaaaaaaattaaaaacaaatataaaagtttcgtttgaaaaaaaagacaaaaaagtggAAGACACATTGGACCGCTCCGCTCCTTTAACATGAATTTCATCTTGCTTGATCAAGATTATGTCGTGactgaattaataaaaacagtAGACAGTGAGACAAgagtagaaaagaatttttaaaaattttgaaattgcggGAAAATATTATATTACGGAAAGTTCAAAGTCTCCTAAGTTAAAACCACTTAAATCGCTCTTCGCGAAATTGGAAAAGCATATTCCGATAAAGGAAATGATTTATCGAAAATTTCTTCGAGTAAAGGAtttaaatgtataaaagattaaatTCTGATCCTCTAGAACCACTgaaccactggaattttcatCTAATGAagcattatcattgatgaatgatgcttaTCTGTCGGAACATCAATTTAACAAGTTCAAAGCTAAATGTAAGGATATGCAATAGGCCAAAAATAGGGacacgaagaaatttagagcATTATTTACTagaaaaacatcgaaggtaataCAAACACAGATGttttaaagtttgttttgtttcaagtttgcatcaCAAAAAAGGGAGttacttttttgtattatctgcagatatttttaaagatgacgcaattttttatgattgtgaaacagatttaattaaaatcagtgctaaaattttaatctaAAGCAAAACATTTTGCAAATAAATCATGTATCGTCGCTGTAGTTCTAATACCTCGTAACCCAGGAAAGTCTATTTTTCAGGAGAgtcaaaaaactaagtatgaaaGGTATGAGAATCAATACAAATGATCTGGTTTTGATAAAGCGAAGCTCTGACAGTATCGATGTTAGCCAAACAGGgtcttttctattacatccggatttttttcaacaatataatTGCATCATTTGTCCAAAATCGCTTTTTTCTGGGTTACGAGGTATTAGAACTACAGCTATCCTAATACCTCGCCTATCCTGTCAAAAACGtttgtaaaagttctatttcttgataaaaaaaattattctgccTTTCTTTTTCGTGAAAAGCAATTTAGgtacttttaatttatttaaatttcgtcaagcttttttaaaaataaacaagtaTATCCAATCATAAAATATGTTTATGGAAACATTAATTCAAATaccataaaatgcatttttctgcaCTTTTTTGACCCAATTTTTGCAGACATTATAgatctctttaaaaaaaaactttcttttttatagaattttatctattcacattcatttagttaaaactgtttagaaaaatatttaacggGAGTTAATAATTTTGTCCAATGATAATGATAATCCAGGaatgataaatgatttttttttttttatgtgaaaactCGGAAAGATGTGCTACAAAATgggtaagtaaaaaaaaaactacgtttCTGGAAATATTATTACCacttaaataagaaaaactagTAGCAAATGCATTTAGGTAAGCTGAGAATTTTAAAACTTACCTAAATCTAATGTAATAACTAGTATCTGGATGCGTTGGTCCGAGTATTCGCTGTCGAATCACTAATGCTTGCATTCTCATCTCATCTGGATCCATAACTAATTCATCCAGTGCGTCAATATTTGTTACTTCGGTGGCATATTCATAGGCAGCTATCGGTTCACTGACCATCTTTGGTATTTTCGGTTCTATATTTCGATCCTCCATAGCACGACGCCACAGCGACAACGCACTCGACATATCACGTTTCTTATCTACATAGGTCGCCCCTAACAATTCGAGAGCATTAATGCGATCCTCACGCTTAACAGTGGGCAAACTAATTAGATGTTCAACAATGGGCAGGTGACCCGTTACACTGGCTGCTAACAAAGGTGTCATTCCATAAAAGTCTACATCCATGGTGGCGCCATGTTTTAACAAAAGTTGCAGAATTTCCAATGAACCGGATTCGGCGCAGTCATGTAGGGCAGTGTTACCTTTGACACTGCATCGATTCACATCGGCATTTAATGACAAAAGGTATTGGGCAATTTTGAAATGACCTTTATAGCAGGCTATCATTAGGCATGTGTGACCGTGTCTGTTCGCCACTTcaaaatctatataaaaaaatatataagttaaAATTGAAGTCGTTCATTATTATTAGAAGTAGATCTTACCTGCACCATTATTCACTAGATACTTAACAATATCAAAGTGGCCATCAAAACAGGCCGCTCTCAGAGGTGTGGAATTTGTTCTGGTCGTACTGTTCACATTAGCACTACGTCTTACTAATAACTTAACTATTCCTATATGACCGGCTGCCGCCGCACACCATAACGGTGGAGCATCCTCTATCGTTTCACCATCAAAGGTAACTGAACCGACTTGTTCAACATCCGCATGGCATTTGGTTAATAAATATTCTACAATATCGTAATGCCCGTGACGACATGCTATAACTAAAGGAGTTGCGCCACCCATTTTTGCTGAAACTAATGTTGCAATCTCGTCCGAGGAACGTCCTTCAAAACAActctgaaattaaaaacaaaaaaagaattgtaagtaaaagtttaataaatatttttaagtagaTAATGATGTTTGTAAATGTTCACTAAAGTAATGAATCGgaagatataaaatttaaatataaggtCTTTGTACTTTGTATTTCAAGGTTTGGAAAATTTGAGCTACGATGCTGGACTCCAAGAGCCATATAAGCAAGTAGATCTGAGAATATTCTGAAGGACTAATGAGTATGGTTGATTTCAATTGCAATGGAGTGGGCAACATAAATCAATGAATGAAAACTACCGAGGAAACGATTTCCATCATTTGGGGTTTTCAGATTTTCTTCATTAACGAAAAGGGCCAAACTTTGAATTTTCAtttctaaaaaagaaataatcaaaagttagggaagcaaaaagaaaacaaaatagatACAAAATGAATATTAAACGATTTTGCCTCTtattatcaaaaatttgttttatataaaattgaaagTTAATACTTGTGGACAAAATAACTTGTCCTTaacttgttttcaaaaatattctttttatgtAAGACATGATGCTGCAGGAGCAATTTAAGATTCGTAAAAGAAACCTAAGTATTAATACAAAAGTGGGTAACTCAATTTTGTATGTCTGACTACTTTAGGTTAAAGTTCTGAACTTCAGGTTTAAAGTTCTGAACTTCAGGTTAAAGTTCGttccaatttaatttaaaaaagtataatattttttgttggttgaAGATGTTGCGGTATTGCAAAAATAAGCTTTTCGTTCCCCTAAGCAGCCATAATAGCTCGCGGAATGAAGGACATTCACTAGAGAAAATTTAATCAAGTTTGGTTAAAAACGGGTCATTAGTTAATGAGGTTTCATTAAGTTAGCAAGTGAATCGGAaagacaaaattaatttatggatacaatttattttttagccgAGATTCAAGTCTTGACTAGACAACGACAAAACCCCGCTGATTATTTATAAGCGATGCGAATAGTTTTTGAGGGACTCTGGCCTTGAAAAATTGGTGTTTGAGTGGCATTGTTAGTTTAAATAAGGCAGATAGTCAATTAAAAATGATTctctcttaaaaaaatcatggCTTCAAGATTTTTGGGATACGGAATGGATTTTGCTTTGTTCGGTAGGGTCCACACTTCCAATGTTATGCTTGTTTTTTGTGGagataatttttgaagaaataaaaacttgatCAGTGATCTTAATGGACTCAATTTTAAACAAGCTCTACATAAAAGATGCAGTACTCCTGTAAAAATTCAATGTGATACGGATGCATTTTAACCCAGAATCCCTGTGACCTTTACATTTACAATTACGCCACGAGTTAagcaataaattgatttttttaccaatGGAAAACCCCATTACACAAAATCACCAcagaaagcaaaaaaagaaTAGTTGAAAGATTAATTCAAGTTCCGGAAAGAGCAAAGAAAAAGAGAATGAGAAGGGGTTAAGTGACATTTTTCGAGTTTTGtggtttataacttttttttatgaaaatacgAGAGATTTAGAGAAAACTAAAAGgtctatgaaaaataaaattaaagttgtcGTTTCAcacctttatttttatatttttcaaattttcaagagtttatttttattaaaatttccgCAGAaggattttaaattatataaagttCATTGATGAAGTTTCATTTAGATTGATAGTTGTACGATTCTGTTGCCTACCTTTGTTGagtttgtaataccttaactaACTAAGAGATTATCATACCAGATAATAATCTTTAAAATCGtgacaaagaaaaataaaataaatcacaaCTTCTAAGCTATTAAAGTGCTATTCACCAGTTTCTAAGAATAGCAATTATAAATTATCAGACAAGATAGAGTTGTGTTGACATTTTCTGTTCCGTTACTTTATATTATAGTGATTTTCTTCGAAAGTATTATACAAGTTTTAAACACCTTAAAATCGTTAACATTATTACTATCATTCCTGACTAAGTCAGATGTATTTGAAATGTTTTAGTTTAAATTGTAGGTATATTGGATTTAATTGATTTGCATAGTtccagtgaaaaaaaaacaacaataccgGAAATGCCAtactttgattattttttttttcaatcgtcaTTTCATTcatgaataagaaaattatgttaattttaaaGTCAGTGAGCTGATGGCAGTGAAGGTTTACAACTACAAGacttctaataaaatatgacagTCTTTTTTTCCTTCTGGGTTTCCTTCAAAACATAAGTtcctttttggaaaaaaattgagaaaaatttctattttctcTAATTTTTGTGAGGAGTAAGAGATGATATTTTTTGATGTTATcattggttaaaaaaattattaattgtattgaataaaatatgttcagGTTGAAACTTATTTATTAATACATACTATTTTTGATAGTCATAATTATTCTTTGATTCCTTATCTACTTAAATATCGTATTCTTTTGTTGAATTCATAGAAAATGATtgcttgttcttttttttgtgtgttcaaATGAACAAACAATAAATCTTTTAAACACTTTTGTTTCCAAAAGGCTTTAgggaaaacgaaaaaaaaaaggaaattgccTTGCTCGAAGTCAAATGTAGTTTTTCTATACGCTTACAGGTCATATGTTGAGGGTAATCAGAGTTGTATATTttgcaaaagcaaaaatgtagaACACATATCCAAGCATTCGATgtcaaagaaaaatgttttaacccTTAACCCAACATTCTGAGCAACAGCAATGTTACTTTcgttgttttctttctttttcttcttgtctctttttacaaacaaaaatagacaaAACATTTTCACTGTTCCCATTTCCGGAATGAGATTGTAACTACTTTTGAAACATTGTTGTTGAttcgaaaattaattaaagacTTTTATTACCTAATAACTTTAATAATACAAGTAGAACTCATCATTTTTGTTGATTGAGAAGGCGAAAGCATTAATGACACCGTGTAAAATTATGTTAACCTACATACTAACtaccagtggcgtattgaggggggggctcagggggctcaagccccccccagcCTCCAAAATAATGttactatttagctgatttcatcataatctacatgattaactgaaacttcttcgtaaatcgtagagatttagaggcagctcaaatgatcgagcccccCCCAAATTAtaaaatggttgtttgtgttgtaagtgccttagttgacgttgaggtttgggattttcaggattttagtccaattcagaattcttcaaataatttgtttgttgttttgacgtcgaattacatcaccgttaaatttagCAAAGCTTCTTATGCCATCACGttgtattttattgtcttgagtatattactttttttcaaaaataatatttttctcaaagatattggaaatacaaattgtttatatctcaatatcttagtggtcaacaaactaatagtttatttaagcaaattccagtttgtgcttctgatttatattaaaaaaggaacatattattaaaaaatatatcgcATTAAACATCAAacgaatttaattgaaaattagtttttgagacttttacgttctgcatttcactttttgagcattcacttgcgttgccgatagtgaaattaggagttctacattttttcgctcatttcgattttctgatcgaattcaattcgctttgtttctgcttgtgaacttggtatctttttcaatgaatctccaatttttggacaaaatattatcaaaacttatatttttattgttttgtaatgtttatttgttgttaatttaatacaaaatacataaaacacataaGGCATGAATATCATGCCTCTGTGTTGgcaacctcattcgctttacactttatctaattcatttttctttgaaaatttgcaataatatcgcccatgttctgcatttcacttacctACAAgtctcgcaaaatgtgacttcttattttttcttttaaattctgctttttttcagtaaagttgccaataaaattgtATCCATTTTCAAAGTAgcagtaatttaactttagaaacaaaataaaaatggatgatccttcagttttgacagttcgaagcattttcgaagttttcgaaatcgatcgaagatcaatttcacgtgaaattgaaaagtgatgccagttcactttcggtcgaattgcggaaatatgggcatttataccgaaaaaagtgatgagtatTAAGGTGAagcgattttattttaattttttattttcgaattggcatagtaataaaaagttgcgccatttataaacgaacaaaactgtatacttaaaatttttaaataatttcattttgaggTGCCCCAAGTCCTCTGAATGCTTAAAAAGGGGACTTTTTGACCTTTAATAAtaaagttcaatttattttctttttaattcatGTTTCACTGAGTgtgaaacttgaaaaaaataagttacttgacttttttaatatattttttagaaaaaagtcttACGAAAAGTATGAACAAATGAACATCGAAATTTAAGAATTCTAGATTTTCAACTAACCGCACCTTTGTTaagatttttgattgaaatctcAATTAAAAGtgaagtaaaacatattttttagatgattcaaactcagttaaatacgaatttaaaagaaaatctatactgaactttattttttcccatttaatttaaaggtcaaaaagttgcctttttaagcattcagagggcttggggcacctcaaaatgaaattatttaaaaattttaaatatacagtTTTGTTCGTTTATAAATGGCGCAACTTTTTATCACTATGCcgaatcgaaaataaaaaaaaaaaaataaaatcactccaCCTtaatgagtatagctcaaaaactagacgtgataggagTAAATctataaacagttttgaattcagcacatgaaacagttcgaacgaaaaagtgtttttttttttttttaaagattacaccttgctgtttgtgtaaaatgtttgggatacaagaacttggaaaaatagctactttg includes the following:
- the LOC129916428 gene encoding protein fem-1 homolog CG6966 isoform X2, with the translated sequence MQGMHLNMIVFNSARDNNLALLKSCFEGRSSDEIATLVSAKMGGATPLVIACRHGHYDIVEYLLTKCHADVEQVGSVTFDGETIEDAPPLWCAAAAGHIGIVKLLVRRSANVNSTTRTNSTPLRAACFDGHFDIVKYLVNNGADFEVANRHGHTCLMIACYKGHFKIAQYLLSLNADVNRCSVKGNTALHDCAESGSLEILQLLLKHGATMDVDFYGMTPLLAASVTGHLPIVEHLISLPTVKREDRINALELLGATYVDKKRDMSSALSLWRRAMEDRNIEPKIPKMVSEPIAAYEYATEVTNIDALDELVMDPDEMRMQALVIRQRILGPTHPDTSYYIRFRGAHYADAGRFDRCIELWTYALTMQQKILQPLSPMTQSSLLSFAELFSFMLVEAGRPLPRGRVVPPIEAHDMLMIFNKAVLEVERGQLMYHEQVKQSSTMPSLESDPNALSRALVSALHIGCLLARLVDDEKFSPKMKREILTALYKLNSLKVVVRSGRTALHYACYREGTLVGRYPACQFPSPALAKALLKVGADPNAKDVAGNTPLHLAATAQPCPRVLAQTLLDHGAHLDTKNAHGETFESLLENQKIHQIVNPVKYTTLKCLAAKTIQKHRIKYDKQVPESLNKFIESH
- the LOC129916428 gene encoding protein fem-1 homolog CG6966 isoform X3; its protein translation is MILKSCFEGRSSDEIATLVSAKMGGATPLVIACRHGHYDIVEYLLTKCHADVEQVGSVTFDGETIEDAPPLWCAAAAGHIGIVKLLVRRSANVNSTTRTNSTPLRAACFDGHFDIVKYLVNNGADFEVANRHGHTCLMIACYKGHFKIAQYLLSLNADVNRCSVKGNTALHDCAESGSLEILQLLLKHGATMDVDFYGMTPLLAASVTGHLPIVEHLISLPTVKREDRINALELLGATYVDKKRDMSSALSLWRRAMEDRNIEPKIPKMVSEPIAAYEYATEVTNIDALDELVMDPDEMRMQALVIRQRILGPTHPDTSYYIRFRGAHYADAGRFDRCIELWTYALTMQQKILQPLSPMTQSSLLSFAELFSFMLVEAGRPLPRGRVVPPIEAHDMLMIFNKAVLEVERGQLMYHEQVKQSSTMPSLESDPNALSRALVSALHIGCLLARLVDDEKFSPKMKREILTALYKLNSLKVVVRSGRTALHYACYREGTLVGRYPACQFPSPALAKALLKVGADPNAKDVAGNTPLHLAATAQPCPRVLAQTLLDHGAHLDTKNAHGETFESLLENQKIHQIVNPVKYTTLKCLAAKTIQKHRIKYDKQVPESLNKFIESH
- the LOC129916428 gene encoding protein fem-1 homolog CG6966 isoform X4, which translates into the protein MASCFEGRSSDEIATLVSAKMGGATPLVIACRHGHYDIVEYLLTKCHADVEQVGSVTFDGETIEDAPPLWCAAAAGHIGIVKLLVRRSANVNSTTRTNSTPLRAACFDGHFDIVKYLVNNGADFEVANRHGHTCLMIACYKGHFKIAQYLLSLNADVNRCSVKGNTALHDCAESGSLEILQLLLKHGATMDVDFYGMTPLLAASVTGHLPIVEHLISLPTVKREDRINALELLGATYVDKKRDMSSALSLWRRAMEDRNIEPKIPKMVSEPIAAYEYATEVTNIDALDELVMDPDEMRMQALVIRQRILGPTHPDTSYYIRFRGAHYADAGRFDRCIELWTYALTMQQKILQPLSPMTQSSLLSFAELFSFMLVEAGRPLPRGRVVPPIEAHDMLMIFNKAVLEVERGQLMYHEQVKQSSTMPSLESDPNALSRALVSALHIGCLLARLVDDEKFSPKMKREILTALYKLNSLKVVVRSGRTALHYACYREGTLVGRYPACQFPSPALAKALLKVGADPNAKDVAGNTPLHLAATAQPCPRVLAQTLLDHGAHLDTKNAHGETFESLLENQKIHQIVNPVKYTTLKCLAAKTIQKHRIKYDKQVPESLNKFIESH
- the LOC129916428 gene encoding protein fem-1 homolog CG6966 isoform X1, whose protein sequence is MQGMHLNMIVFNSARDNNLALLKSCFEGRSSDEIATLVSAKMGGATPLVIACRHGHYDIVEYLLTKCHADVEQVGSVTFDGETIEDAPPLWCAAAAGHIGIVKLLVRRSANVNSTTRTNSTPLRAACFDGHFDIVKYLVNNGADFEVANRHGHTCLMIACYKGHFKIAQYLLSLNADVNRCSVKGNTALHDCAESGSLEILQLLLKHGATMDVDFYGMTPLLAASVTGHLPIVEHLISLPTVKREDRINALELLGATYVDKKRDMSSALSLWRRAMEDRNIEPKIPKMVSEPIAAYEYATEVTNIDALDELVMDPDEMRMQALVIRQRILGPTHPDTSYYIRFRGAHYADAGRFDRCIELWTYALTMQQKILQPLSPMTQSSLLSFAELFSFMLVEAGRPLPRGRVVPPIEAHDMLMIFNKAVLEVERGNYDIFITCFFLSIRIYFKLFSFFAFTGQLMYHEQVKQSSTMPSLESDPNALSRALVSALHIGCLLARLVDDEKFSPKMKREILTALYKLNSLKVVVRSGRTALHYACYREGTLVGRYPACQFPSPALAKALLKVGADPNAKDVAGNTPLHLAATAQPCPRVLAQTLLDHGAHLDTKNAHGETFESLLENQKIHQIVNPVKYTTLKCLAAKTIQKHRIKYDKQVPESLNKFIESH